GACCGGTTCGAACGCACCATGGCCGGCGCAAACCAGCAGCTCGAAATGATCAACGACCTTCTCGATATCAACCGACTGGAATCCGGCGAGATGGTGATTCGCCCGGCGCCCGCGGATCTCGAACGGCTCGCCCACGAGGCCGTCACGTCGCTCGGTGCGTTCGCGGACGGGCGAAAGATCAGCATCGAAGCGAGCCCCGAGGCCGCGCCGGCGACATGCGACCCCGACCTCGTCAAGCGCATCATCGCGAATTTCGTCGGCAACGCGGTGAAGTTCACGCCGCGCGGCGGGCCGATCGCCGTGCGCATCGACGAGACGAACGGGTCGGTACGCGTGCGCGTGTGCGACGTGGGCCCCGGCATCCCGCGCGAGGATCAGGACCGTATATTCCGCAAGTTCGGCCAGGCGGAGCTGCGCGGGCAAAGGCGGCAACACTCGACGGGTCTTGGCCTCGCGTTCTGCAAACTCGTCATCGACGCGCACCGCGGCGATATCGGCGTGGAAAGCGTCGTCGGTCAGGGCAGCACATTCTGGTTTACGCTGCCGAAGGCATAGCCTGTCGAGCCCGTCGGACGAAGCTGAGCCTCTGTCCGCGCATTCCTCACTCCGCGAGCGTGCCGCCGGGTCGAACGTCCGCTGGCTCGCGGTGCGTTTCGTCGCCGCCGTCCGCGCGCCAATATTCGCGCTGGCGGCGGAAGGGCGCGAAAAGGACGTTGGCGAGGCGGTTGTCGCCCTCGCGCATATAACCCGGCACGCCGATGCGTATCCGGTCTTGCGGGATGCCGAGCACGATCGTGCGGTGCAGGCGATCCCAGAACGAGAAGACGACGGAATAGTTCGAGTTGGTCTCGCCGCGGATCTGCGAGTGGTGGATGCCGTGCATGCGCGGCGTGACGATGAGAAGGTTCAGGCGGCGCTCCCACACGATCGGCAACTTCAGGTTCGAGTGATGAAAAAGCGTGCCGGCCTGGAAGACGCCCTCGTAGATCACGTAGCCGACAGGAGAGATGCCGACAAGAAAAATCTGCACGACGCGGAAAGCGGCGGAAAACGCGATCTCGCCGAAGTGGAAACGGAACGCGGTGGAGACGTCGAGGTCCGGATCGAAATGGTGGACGTTGTGAAAGCGCCACAAAAACGGCACGGCGTGATTCAGGCGGTGCCAGTAATAAAACGTGACGTCCATCAGCAGAAGTCCGACGACAAACGCCGCTTGCGGCGGCAACGCAAGCCAGTTGACGACACCGAAGTCTTTATCCGTTTGGCGCACGAGCGGCTCGACCAGCGGCGAGATGATCGCCCGCGCGATCAGAAAAGCCCCGCCGGCCAGGACGAGGTTGACGAAGGCGCGCGCGAAAAACGCGCGGCGGCGCTCGCGCAGCGGAAACAAGCGCTCGAACGCGAGAAGGGAAAGGAAATAGCCGCTGAAAACGGCGGCGATAAGGACGGCATCCGGCATGACTCTTTGCATTATGGACCGAAAACGCGCTCGCCGGCGGTCGGCCGCGTGACGCGCGTCAAAAATATTTCTCGCGCCGCTTCCGATTTTGAGCGACACTTATAAAGGGAGGCGAACTTTGGCCAAACGCGCCCAATCCAGGCAAGGCCGGCGGACGAAGCCGCGTGCGCGATCTCACCAAGCGATGACGCGGTCGCGCGGAAATTATCGCCGCCTTCGCCCATTGGCGTTAGTTTGAAAAGGAAAGAACGACCGAAAGGCGCCCTCGCCGCGCCCCGGCAACGATAGGCTTCTTCAGGAGGACGATTCATGCCGCACCGTACCGACAAGCACACCGATCCCATCACGCCCGAGCTCATGCGCGATCTTCTCGCGGTGGAAACCGACGTCGCGGTTTCGATCTACATGCCGACGCATCGCCGCGGGCGCGAAACGCAGCAGGATCCGATCCGCCTGAAAAATCTGCTGCGTCACGCGGAGGAGCGCCTCGCCCGCGATCGCCGCGCGCCCGAGGCTCGCGAGTTGCTCGAGCCCGCGCGCGCGCTGATCGACCGCGGCGCGTTCTGGAAAACGCGCTCGGACGGGCTCGCGGTTTTTATCTCGGCGGATCATTTTCTGGCCCTGCGGCTTCCGTTTGAGGTGCCCGAATCGGCCGACGTCGGCCGGCGCTATTTCCTGACGCCGCTT
Above is a genomic segment from bacterium containing:
- a CDS encoding sterol desaturase family protein, with product MAAVFSGYFLSLLAFERLFPLRERRRAFFARAFVNLVLAGGAFLIARAIISPLVEPLVRQTDKDFGVVNWLALPPQAAFVVGLLLMDVTFYYWHRLNHAVPFLWRFHNVHHFDPDLDVSTAFRFHFGEIAFSAAFRVVQIFLVGISPVGYVIYEGVFQAGTLFHHSNLKLPIVWERRLNLLIVTPRMHGIHHSQIRGETNSNYSVVFSFWDRLHRTIVLGIPQDRIRIGVPGYMREGDNRLANVLFAPFRRQREYWRADGGDETHREPADVRPGGTLAE